One genomic segment of Cellulophaga sp. HaHaR_3_176 includes these proteins:
- the groES gene encoding co-chaperone GroES has translation MAKVNIKPLADRVLIEPMAAETKTASGLFIPDTAKEKPQKGKVVAVGPGTKDESVTVKVGDTVLYGKYAGTELKLEGSDYLMMRESDILAII, from the coding sequence ATGGCTAAAGTTAACATTAAACCATTGGCAGATAGAGTTCTTATTGAGCCAATGGCAGCTGAAACAAAGACTGCTTCTGGACTTTTCATTCCTGACACTGCAAAAGAAAAACCTCAAAAAGGAAAAGTTGTTGCCGTAGGACCTGGAACGAAAGACGAAAGCGTTACCGTTAAAGTTGGTGACACTGTTCTTTATGGTAAATATGCTGGTACTGAGCTTAAATTAGAAGGTTCTGATTACCTGATGATGAGAGAAAGCGATATTCTAGCTATAATTTAA